A window of Microbispora hainanensis genomic DNA:
CCGCGCGCCCCGAGGCTGCGCGCCGCGTCCACGAACTCCCGCTCGCGCAGCGACAGCGTCTGCCCCCGGATGATGCGCCCGATGTACGGCCAGTTGAAGAAGCCGATGATGAACACCAGCAGCGAGACGCGCAGCGTGTCGCCGGTCAGGCCGAACGCCGTGTCGGGCACGATGCCGGCCAGCGCGATCGCGAAGACCAGCAGCGGGAAGGCCAGGAAGACGTCCATGGTCTTGCTGATGATCGAGTCGACCAGGCCGCCGAAGTAACCGGCGGTGACCCCGAGCAGGGTGCCGATGACCACCGAGAGCAGCGTGGCCAGGAAGGCGATGAGCAGCGAGATCCGCGCGCCGTACACGACGCGGCTGAAGATGTCGCGGCCGTTCACCGGCTCGATGCCGAACAGGTGGTCGAGGCTGATGCCGGTGCCCGTCTTGGGCGCCATCGTGGAGGAGTCGATGAGGTTGGAGTTGAACTGCGTCGGGTCCTGCCCGAACACCCCGACGATCACCGGCGCGAAGACCGCGACCAGGATCAGGAAGATGACGATCAGACCACCGGCGAGGGCGACCTTGTCGCGCTTGAGCCGCATCCAGGCGATCTGACCGAGAGACCTGCCCTGGATCGCCTTGCCGCCCGAGGCGTCGACGACGGCCTCCGGCGCGGCCTCTGTGTCCCCACCGGTGACGTCCATCGGCGCGGTCATCGATCCTCCTTCGCCCTGCCCGAGCGCACCGCAACAGCGGTGACGGGCTCGGGATAGCCCGGGATCGATCCGGCGACGAAGTAGCTGCGGCCGCTTACGACCTTGCCTCGCACGGCCATGTGGTGCAGGCCCCCTGGATCCCAGACGACATTGTCCGAAGGGGTCGCGTGGTGTGCGACCCCCGGAGGCAGAATCTATGGTCTGAGCTGGGCTGACCAGTCCCCAGGGGGCCGCTGTGGCTCAACTGTGATTCACGCGAAACTCATTCGTGTTGATCTTGAAGGGAATGTCCGCGTCCCGTTTCGATTATGTCGTGGAACTGTAACATTGCACTGGCCGGTAACTTCGTCTCACGATGTGAGATCGATCAGCTGATCCCCCGGCGCTTGAGAATGTCCTCGATGTCCGAGAAATCATCTGCTGCGGACTGTTCCACCTGTCGTGGTGCCGTCTTTCCGGTCTGTGCCGTTTTAGACGTGGCCGTCTTGGACGTTCCGGGCTCGGCGGAGCGTTCGGACGCCGCGGCGCCGCCACCCTGCTCCGGCCGTGCCGTACGGGCCCGGGACAGGGCGCGGCCGCGCAGCGTGCCGGAGACGACGAAAAGCAGCGCCGACAGACCGGCCAGGACCACCCCGGCCCAGACCGCGGGCGACAGGACCAGGCCGGTCACGAAACCCACCGCCGCCGCGCCGATGTTCCAGATCGTCCGCAGCGCGCCGGTGAGATAGGCGGCCAGCGGCAGCAGTGACCAGGCGGTGGCGCGCAGGCCGGCGGTCACCCCCCGCCGCCGGAAGGCCAGGTAGCTGAGCCCGACGCCCACCGCGGTGAGGCCGGCGCACAGCGGCAGCCAGGCGATGTCGGTGAAATTCATGAGGGCCCCCTCGATCCACGGCGTACCCCCATCCTGGCACCCGCGCGACGATCATGCGGGGGTCCGCGTTA
This region includes:
- a CDS encoding ABC transporter permease, with amino-acid sequence MTAPMDVTGGDTEAAPEAVVDASGGKAIQGRSLGQIAWMRLKRDKVALAGGLIVIFLILVAVFAPVIVGVFGQDPTQFNSNLIDSSTMAPKTGTGISLDHLFGIEPVNGRDIFSRVVYGARISLLIAFLATLLSVVIGTLLGVTAGYFGGLVDSIISKTMDVFLAFPLLVFAIALAGIVPDTAFGLTGDTLRVSLLVFIIGFFNWPYIGRIIRGQTLSLREREFVDAARSLGARGPYIIFRELLPNLVAPILVYATLLIPTNVLFEAALSFLGVGVRPPTPTWGGMLSDAVRFYTIPHFMFFPGMAIFITVLAFNLFGDGLRDALDPKAR
- a CDS encoding cellulose synthase → MNFTDIAWLPLCAGLTAVGVGLSYLAFRRRGVTAGLRATAWSLLPLAAYLTGALRTIWNIGAAAVGFVTGLVLSPAVWAGVVLAGLSALLFVVSGTLRGRALSRARTARPEQGGGAAASERSAEPGTSKTATSKTAQTGKTAPRQVEQSAADDFSDIEDILKRRGIS